The following proteins come from a genomic window of Neptunomonas concharum:
- a CDS encoding DNA translocase FtsK codes for MSCAYLFLSLAGYDSKDPGWSHLGYHPQVENWMGVMGAWVADLSFSFLGLSAWFIPFVVLFPCLRFMLRGDVSLLDGLPFVMLRTVGLLLLIVSCCGLASLHVSNTLLGFPFTSGGLIGQALSDWMVSWFSLLGSSLLLVTAAAIGSTFYMETSWGEVAECLGTVVLKSYRWVVGLFASTETPASGELEPDQVRASMKERLKARFETPQSAPNLPEESEDTTSQIKPIEPTFAEPVLSALAPEAPVVLKGVGEDEDIIPTLEPVKDAATIDLPEKRDIQDTASQMENAGDQSLEAAALKKSLKIVPLAETHRPLQNDDQEPATSERKPVRSLRKIPALELLDPPELQTDHGYSEEQLEEMSRLLESKLKDFGVVAEVVEVNPGPVITRFEIQPAPGVKASKITNLAKDLARSLAVSSVRVVEVIPGKSVMGIEIPNSSRQMVRLSEVLNSKPYKEASSKLTLGLGNDIAGNPVVTNLAKMPHLLVAGTTGSGKSVGVNAMLLSLLFKATPEEVRLMMVDPKMLELSIYEGIPHLLTPVITDMKEAAGGLRWCVGEMERRYRLMAKMGVRNLAGFNEKVKAAEQQGKPLLDPLWNAEEHGEPFGTPAPALETLPYIVVVIDEFADMMMIVGKKVEELIARIAQKARAAGIHLILATQRPSVDVITGLIKANVPTRIAFQVSSKIDSRTILDQSGAENLLGNGDMLYLPAGTSVPNRVHGAFVSDDEVHRVVEAWKAVGAPVYIDTILDEGGSDASGGGGGLFDDEQDPLYDEAVAFVTETRKASISSVQRKLKIGYNRAARMVETMEAAGVVTEAGSNGQREVLAPPPVRG; via the coding sequence ATGTCATGTGCTTATCTCTTCCTGAGTCTGGCGGGGTATGACTCTAAAGATCCCGGCTGGTCCCATTTAGGCTACCACCCTCAAGTGGAAAACTGGATGGGAGTCATGGGTGCTTGGGTTGCCGACTTATCTTTTTCGTTTTTAGGGTTGAGTGCTTGGTTTATCCCTTTTGTTGTTCTATTTCCATGTCTGCGTTTTATGCTTCGGGGGGATGTTTCGTTACTTGATGGTTTGCCGTTTGTGATGTTACGCACGGTAGGCTTATTGTTATTGATTGTGTCCTGCTGTGGTTTGGCTTCTTTACATGTTTCTAATACGTTGTTGGGCTTTCCATTTACCAGTGGTGGGTTGATTGGGCAAGCGCTATCGGATTGGATGGTCTCATGGTTTAGTTTGTTAGGTAGCAGTTTGCTTTTGGTAACCGCTGCAGCGATTGGTAGTACCTTTTATATGGAGACGTCTTGGGGCGAGGTCGCTGAATGTTTGGGTACCGTTGTGCTTAAGAGCTATCGATGGGTAGTGGGGCTTTTCGCGAGTACTGAAACCCCAGCCAGTGGTGAGCTTGAGCCGGATCAGGTACGGGCGAGTATGAAAGAACGCCTCAAAGCACGCTTTGAGACGCCTCAATCAGCACCTAACTTGCCAGAGGAGTCGGAAGATACGACATCTCAAATCAAGCCAATAGAGCCTACGTTTGCCGAGCCAGTCTTGTCTGCGTTAGCGCCTGAAGCACCTGTTGTTTTGAAAGGTGTGGGGGAAGATGAGGACATTATTCCTACTCTGGAACCTGTTAAAGATGCCGCTACGATTGATTTGCCAGAAAAACGTGATATTCAAGATACAGCATCTCAAATGGAGAATGCGGGAGATCAATCGTTAGAAGCCGCTGCATTGAAAAAATCCCTAAAAATTGTACCGCTGGCCGAAACCCATCGGCCGTTACAAAATGATGACCAAGAGCCTGCTACATCTGAGCGTAAGCCAGTGCGCTCGTTAAGAAAGATTCCGGCACTAGAGCTTTTAGATCCACCCGAGTTACAAACTGATCATGGTTACTCTGAAGAACAGTTGGAAGAGATGTCCCGGCTTTTGGAGAGTAAGCTGAAGGACTTTGGCGTTGTGGCAGAAGTGGTTGAGGTTAACCCAGGGCCTGTGATTACACGCTTTGAAATCCAACCAGCTCCTGGAGTTAAAGCCAGCAAAATTACTAATTTGGCAAAAGATCTCGCCCGCTCGTTAGCAGTTTCCAGTGTGCGTGTTGTAGAGGTTATTCCTGGTAAATCGGTGATGGGTATTGAGATTCCTAACTCAAGCCGCCAGATGGTACGCCTCAGTGAAGTGCTCAACTCAAAGCCCTATAAAGAGGCGTCATCAAAACTTACCCTTGGGTTGGGTAATGATATTGCGGGTAACCCCGTGGTGACTAATCTGGCGAAAATGCCCCATTTATTGGTAGCGGGTACGACAGGGTCGGGTAAATCGGTTGGAGTCAATGCCATGCTGTTGAGCCTTCTGTTTAAAGCGACGCCTGAAGAGGTTCGTTTAATGATGGTTGACCCGAAAATGTTGGAGCTGTCTATCTATGAAGGCATTCCTCATCTGCTGACGCCTGTTATTACTGACATGAAAGAGGCGGCAGGAGGTTTGCGCTGGTGTGTCGGTGAAATGGAACGCCGTTACCGATTGATGGCAAAAATGGGGGTGCGAAACCTTGCAGGTTTCAATGAAAAAGTTAAAGCAGCGGAGCAACAAGGTAAGCCGTTATTAGATCCCTTATGGAATGCTGAAGAGCATGGTGAGCCCTTTGGGACGCCAGCACCTGCTTTGGAAACTTTACCTTATATTGTTGTCGTAATAGATGAGTTTGCCGACATGATGATGATTGTCGGTAAAAAAGTGGAGGAGTTAATTGCGCGGATTGCACAAAAAGCCCGTGCTGCTGGTATTCATTTGATTCTGGCGACGCAGCGCCCCTCCGTTGATGTAATAACCGGTTTGATTAAAGCCAACGTTCCAACGCGAATTGCGTTTCAGGTTTCATCTAAAATTGATTCCAGAACGATTCTTGATCAATCGGGCGCTGAAAACCTGCTGGGCAATGGCGATATGTTATATCTCCCTGCAGGCACGAGTGTTCCGAATCGTGTACATGGTGCATTTGTCAGTGATGATGAAGTCCACCGAGTGGTAGAGGCATGGAAGGCTGTCGGCGCACCTGTATATATCGATACGATTTTGGATGAAGGTGGAAGCGATGCATCCGGTGGGGGTGGTGGATTGTTCGATGATGAGCAAGATCCGCTTTACGATGAAGCGGTCGCCTTTGTCACTGAAACACGAAAAGCGTCTATTTCCAGTGTGCAGAGAAAGTTAAAAATTGGCTACAACCGTGCCGCTAGAATGGTCGAAACGATGGAAGCCGCTGGCGTAGTGACAGAAGCCGGCAGTAACGGCCAGCGCGAAGTGCTGGCACCACCGCCTGTAAGAGGTTAA
- the serS gene encoding serine--tRNA ligase: protein MLDTKIVRANPEAVAEQLAKKHFEFPVARFNELEAQRREAQIQTENLQNERNTRSKSIGKAKAAGEDIQPLLAEVETLGSQLDAAKAQLSDITAALDDMLLGVPNIPDDSVPAGESEDDNVEVRRWGTPQELDFDPQDHVALGEANGGLDFETAAKITGSRFSLMTGKMARLHRALIQFMLDVQTSEHGYTETYVPYMVNEDSLKGTGQLPKFGEELFKVPFGDRQYYLIPTAEVPVTNIVRDEIVDAAKLPLKFTAHTPCFRSEAGASGKDTRGMIRQHQFEKVEMVQIVEPGKSWEALEEMTGHAEAILQKLNLPYRVVALCGGDLGFSSAKTYDIEVWLPGQGKYREISSVSNMTDFQSRRLLARWRNPETGKPELVHTLNGSGLAIGRTLVAVLENYQTADGRVIVPEALLPYMGGVTEL, encoded by the coding sequence ATGTTAGACACTAAAATTGTCCGGGCAAATCCCGAAGCCGTTGCGGAGCAATTGGCTAAAAAGCATTTCGAATTCCCTGTAGCGCGATTTAATGAGCTTGAAGCTCAGCGTCGTGAAGCACAAATCCAGACAGAAAACCTGCAAAATGAGCGTAATACCCGCTCTAAATCGATCGGTAAAGCAAAGGCGGCTGGTGAAGATATTCAGCCACTCCTTGCAGAAGTAGAAACCTTAGGCAGTCAACTGGATGCAGCAAAAGCACAACTAAGTGACATTACCGCTGCGTTGGATGATATGTTGTTGGGTGTTCCTAATATACCGGACGACTCTGTACCTGCCGGTGAAAGTGAAGACGACAACGTCGAAGTTCGTCGTTGGGGCACACCACAAGAGCTGGATTTCGATCCTCAGGATCATGTTGCTTTGGGTGAAGCGAATGGCGGTTTAGATTTTGAAACCGCTGCGAAGATAACAGGCTCTCGCTTCTCCTTGATGACTGGCAAAATGGCACGTCTGCACCGTGCATTGATTCAATTTATGCTGGATGTGCAAACATCTGAGCACGGCTATACAGAAACTTATGTTCCTTATATGGTTAATGAAGATAGCCTAAAAGGTACTGGTCAGTTGCCAAAGTTTGGTGAAGAGCTGTTTAAAGTACCATTCGGTGATCGCCAGTATTACTTGATCCCAACGGCAGAAGTGCCTGTGACCAATATTGTCAGGGATGAAATTGTTGATGCAGCTAAGCTTCCGTTGAAGTTCACAGCGCATACGCCTTGCTTTCGTTCAGAAGCGGGTGCTTCCGGTAAAGACACCCGCGGTATGATTCGTCAGCACCAATTTGAAAAAGTTGAAATGGTGCAGATTGTTGAGCCTGGAAAGTCATGGGAAGCGCTAGAGGAGATGACAGGCCACGCTGAAGCGATTCTTCAGAAGCTAAACTTACCTTATCGTGTTGTTGCATTATGTGGTGGGGATTTAGGCTTTAGCTCCGCAAAAACGTACGATATTGAAGTGTGGTTGCCGGGGCAGGGCAAATACCGTGAGATCTCTTCTGTATCTAATATGACAGATTTCCAGTCGCGTCGCTTATTGGCGCGTTGGAGAAACCCAGAAACAGGTAAACCTGAGTTAGTTCATACGCTTAACGGTTCTGGTTTGGCGATTGGCCGAACATTGGTCGCTGTATTAGAAAATTACCAAACAGCCGACGGGCGCGTGATTGTACCTGAAGCGCTATTGCCATATATGGGCGGCGTAACCGAGCTATAA
- a CDS encoding polyamine ABC transporter substrate-binding protein — protein sequence MKKTIAYLLTLFSSVTAADELKIYIWEDYISPQLVQRWEQKTGHKVTLTYFDNEESRDAVLGSDNAKAFDLTIMNTVAAQLFGKNNKLYGVSHSNLPSLKFIDPKWRDSCGNFGLPYLWGSLGILYKKNKVVPAPTSWADILKPEPKYHNKIVMLTDGVDTLAPALLYQHKNVNTEDQAELKDAFNTMRDQAEAVLSYEYVISYVEDKSVDQNVYMALGYSGDQSTLNELGGDEWGFVAPKEGSSIWIDCFSIMDFSPNKALALNFLEFINQPKNAAENSVEVGVATTNLEAQKLLPPELRDDESTYPSDDIMASSQLYRILSDDNMSLRGRIVNAVLKQHEAQ from the coding sequence ATGAAAAAAACTATTGCTTACCTTCTAACGCTATTCTCGTCAGTTACGGCTGCAGATGAGCTGAAAATATATATTTGGGAAGATTATATTTCTCCGCAATTGGTTCAACGCTGGGAGCAGAAAACGGGCCATAAGGTGACCTTGACCTATTTCGATAATGAAGAAAGTCGTGATGCTGTGCTAGGTTCTGACAACGCAAAAGCTTTCGATCTTACCATTATGAATACGGTTGCAGCCCAGTTATTTGGTAAAAATAACAAGCTCTACGGGGTATCTCATAGCAACCTGCCTTCACTGAAATTTATTGATCCAAAATGGAGAGATAGCTGCGGAAACTTTGGCTTACCTTATCTGTGGGGAAGTCTGGGCATTTTGTATAAGAAAAACAAGGTAGTTCCTGCACCGACATCATGGGCAGACATACTCAAACCTGAGCCAAAATATCATAATAAAATAGTTATGCTGACTGATGGTGTTGATACGTTAGCACCGGCGCTGTTGTATCAACATAAGAATGTGAATACTGAAGATCAAGCAGAACTCAAAGACGCTTTTAATACCATGAGGGATCAAGCAGAAGCCGTGCTTAGCTACGAGTATGTTATCTCTTATGTTGAGGATAAAAGTGTTGATCAAAATGTATATATGGCCCTTGGATACTCGGGTGACCAGTCTACGTTAAATGAGCTTGGTGGTGATGAATGGGGCTTTGTCGCTCCCAAAGAGGGGAGCAGTATTTGGATAGACTGTTTCTCCATTATGGATTTCTCGCCTAATAAAGCATTAGCGCTTAACTTTCTTGAGTTTATCAACCAACCTAAAAACGCTGCTGAAAACAGTGTAGAGGTGGGTGTGGCTACAACAAATTTAGAGGCTCAAAAGTTACTGCCACCCGAACTTAGAGATGATGAAAGTACTTATCCAAGCGATGATATAATGGCTAGTAGTCAGCTGTATAGAATACTATCAGATGATAATATGAGTTTGAGAGGGCGAATAGTTAATGCGGTTTTAAAGCAACATGAAGCTCAATAA
- a CDS encoding EAL domain-containing protein codes for MKLNKRVSYLIFPVLLCSYLVVALGVYSTQKNGVFQLEKRSLDLHLAESNAIIERYLLVTNSFINSLLHSNSLMNYFNSNDKHFKALSLEKGLKSSIDDLNRLRSDFWSIALIRSSGSVEYYYEDSLDPFASISDEKIAKVVELFKNKKDFYKSIYDKEHNKILMVRIIDQYTFKTPVDFDNSTSVAIAIIVDPTAFKEKLEDLKTTGLLVDWPDISKGVESGVSSYLPVSTIGHLRISASEDRIQDKLNTLKFNLAIGFILVTFASYLILMFLIGQYVTGPIKKLQQKLSRVNLEKGLNFRPSGKQDEIGELSRTFNKLYESLIASYSLTKELAERDPLTKLYNRRFFQEKIEEEIAQANLDKRGLVLLYLDIDNFKYVNDSYGHDVGDLLLQSFSRHLEREISLLNVPGYNNYLSRLAGDEFSVLISSIQDRAEIELACKRLLNICPAGFTIGTTTYPISLSIGVAFFPDSGNSVDDLMKHADEAMYDAKGTGKNKVSFYTEALQQKSQNEKVLDIALRQLDLSDLSLLYMPVFTTEAFETVYAVEALLRWDSPDLGPLLPEDFMSAVEGMGLFEDIDAWVIEQVFKDFPSIKSRLGDDIRVCINISSAQLSSLSFMATLSKLMCQYEVDSRSFELEISESFSGYTRHKDTGLMKMLKDLGFRLSLDDFGAGHISVAQLVEYPIDCVKLNSQFVDNLSDEMKRDRILGLIKFCRSQGLDVVAEGVETSAQVELLKEAGCSGLEGYYFSQPMSLSALLNRY; via the coding sequence ATGAAGCTCAATAAGCGCGTCAGCTATCTTATTTTTCCTGTTCTCTTGTGTAGCTATTTAGTCGTTGCGCTTGGTGTTTATTCGACTCAAAAAAATGGTGTTTTTCAGCTAGAAAAACGTAGTCTTGATCTGCATCTTGCAGAGTCCAACGCGATTATAGAGCGTTATTTGTTGGTGACAAATAGTTTTATTAACTCTTTACTCCATAGTAATAGTCTTATGAATTACTTTAATAGTAATGATAAACACTTTAAGGCACTATCGTTGGAGAAAGGTTTAAAAAGTTCAATTGATGATTTAAATCGACTTCGTTCTGATTTTTGGTCTATTGCACTAATTAGAAGCTCGGGTTCGGTCGAGTATTACTATGAGGATAGTTTAGACCCTTTCGCCAGTATATCGGATGAAAAAATAGCTAAAGTTGTAGAATTGTTTAAAAATAAAAAAGATTTTTATAAATCAATATACGATAAAGAGCATAATAAAATTTTAATGGTCAGAATTATTGATCAATATACTTTTAAGACACCTGTCGATTTTGATAATTCTACCAGTGTGGCCATTGCTATTATCGTTGACCCAACGGCTTTTAAAGAGAAGTTGGAGGATCTGAAAACGACTGGTCTTCTCGTCGATTGGCCAGATATTAGCAAAGGCGTGGAGAGTGGAGTTTCCAGTTACTTACCTGTATCCACCATTGGCCATCTTAGGATCTCAGCGTCGGAAGATAGAATTCAGGATAAGTTAAATACGTTGAAGTTTAATTTAGCTATTGGATTTATTTTAGTAACCTTTGCTAGTTATCTCATACTGATGTTTCTAATTGGCCAATATGTTACAGGCCCTATTAAAAAACTACAGCAAAAATTATCTCGGGTGAATCTGGAAAAAGGATTAAACTTTAGACCCTCAGGGAAGCAAGATGAGATTGGTGAACTTAGTCGAACATTTAACAAACTCTATGAGAGCCTTATTGCATCATATTCGTTAACTAAAGAATTAGCAGAAAGAGATCCATTAACCAAGTTGTACAACAGGCGTTTTTTTCAAGAGAAGATTGAAGAAGAGATTGCACAAGCAAATTTAGACAAGCGGGGCTTAGTACTATTGTATTTGGATATTGATAATTTCAAGTATGTAAACGATAGCTACGGGCACGATGTTGGGGATCTTCTACTACAATCGTTTTCTCGTCATTTAGAGCGTGAGATCTCCCTACTCAATGTACCAGGTTATAATAATTATCTATCTCGGTTGGCAGGTGATGAGTTCTCAGTTCTAATCTCAAGTATTCAAGATAGAGCGGAGATAGAGTTAGCTTGTAAACGGCTACTTAATATATGTCCTGCCGGTTTTACGATAGGTACAACAACTTATCCTATCTCTCTTAGCATTGGCGTTGCGTTTTTTCCGGATTCCGGGAACTCGGTTGATGACCTCATGAAGCATGCAGATGAAGCCATGTACGATGCTAAAGGCACAGGTAAAAATAAAGTATCTTTCTATACCGAAGCACTACAACAAAAAAGCCAAAATGAGAAAGTTTTAGATATTGCTTTAAGGCAACTCGATTTATCTGATCTATCGCTACTCTATATGCCCGTTTTTACGACGGAAGCATTTGAAACGGTTTATGCCGTAGAGGCATTGTTGAGATGGGATTCGCCGGACTTAGGGCCGTTATTACCAGAAGATTTTATGTCGGCGGTTGAAGGCATGGGGCTGTTCGAAGATATCGATGCTTGGGTGATTGAGCAAGTATTCAAGGATTTTCCGAGTATTAAGTCTCGCCTTGGTGATGATATTAGGGTTTGTATAAATATATCATCTGCTCAGTTGAGCTCCCTTTCATTTATGGCGACTCTCTCTAAGCTGATGTGTCAGTATGAGGTGGATTCGCGAAGCTTTGAGCTGGAGATATCAGAAAGCTTTAGTGGCTATACGCGACATAAAGATACAGGGTTGATGAAAATGCTAAAGGACTTAGGCTTTAGGCTGTCCTTAGATGACTTTGGAGCGGGCCACATCTCTGTTGCGCAGTTAGTCGAGTATCCTATTGATTGTGTGAAGTTGAATAGTCAGTTTGTTGATAACCTGTCTGATGAAATGAAACGTGATAGAATCCTTGGCCTCATTAAGTTCTGTCGCTCCCAAGGTCTTGATGTGGTTGCTGAAGGTGTGGAGACAAGCGCTCAAGTCGAGCTTCTCAAAGAGGCGGGGTGTAGTGGCTTGGAAGGCTATTATTTTTCTCAGCCTATGAGTTTATCCGCACTACTTAATCGTTATTAG
- the trxB gene encoding thioredoxin-disulfide reductase produces MSDTQHHKLIILGSGPAGYTAAVYAARANLKPVVITGMQAGGQLTTTTEVDNWPGDVEGVQGPELMMRMQQHAERFDTQVLFDHINEVELQNRPFTLKGDMGTYTCDALIIATGASAQYLGLDSEEAFKGKGVSACATCDGFFYKNQKVAVIGGGNTAVEEALYLSNIAAEVTLIHRRDSLRSEKILQDKLFERAENGNVRIIWNHQLEEVLGDDSGVTGIRIRSTEGEATQDLDLAGVFVAIGHKPNTDIFEGQLAMHNGYLKIQSGLEGNATQTSIPGVFAAGDVCDHIYRQAITSAGFGCMAALDAERFLDDLA; encoded by the coding sequence ATGAGCGATACACAACACCACAAACTGATCATTCTTGGTTCCGGCCCTGCAGGCTACACTGCCGCTGTTTATGCAGCACGCGCTAACCTAAAACCCGTTGTTATTACTGGTATGCAAGCTGGCGGACAGCTAACAACCACAACCGAAGTGGACAACTGGCCAGGTGACGTTGAAGGTGTTCAGGGACCTGAACTGATGATGCGGATGCAACAACACGCTGAGCGCTTTGATACACAGGTGCTGTTTGATCATATCAACGAAGTTGAGCTGCAAAATCGCCCGTTCACCCTGAAAGGTGATATGGGCACCTACACATGCGATGCTTTGATCATTGCAACTGGAGCTTCAGCTCAGTACTTAGGTCTTGACTCTGAAGAAGCTTTTAAAGGAAAAGGCGTGAGCGCTTGTGCCACCTGCGATGGTTTCTTCTACAAGAATCAGAAAGTGGCGGTGATTGGCGGCGGTAATACCGCAGTAGAGGAGGCCCTTTATCTCTCTAACATCGCAGCTGAGGTCACCCTGATCCACCGTCGTGACTCCTTACGCTCTGAGAAAATTCTTCAAGACAAACTGTTTGAGCGTGCGGAGAATGGCAATGTGCGCATCATCTGGAATCATCAGCTAGAAGAAGTTCTAGGGGATGACTCTGGTGTAACAGGCATCCGTATCCGCAGTACAGAGGGTGAGGCCACACAAGATCTGGATCTGGCAGGTGTCTTTGTTGCCATCGGCCACAAGCCAAACACTGATATCTTTGAAGGCCAGCTAGCAATGCACAATGGCTACCTGAAAATCCAATCTGGCTTGGAGGGTAATGCAACGCAAACAAGTATTCCTGGTGTATTCGCTGCTGGTGATGTGTGCGATCACATCTATCGCCAAGCAATTACTTCGGCCGGATTTGGCTGCATGGCCGCACTGGATGCCGAACGTTTCCTTGACGATCTAGCCTAA
- a CDS encoding replication-associated recombination protein A has translation MDDLFSDQESGYQPLAARMRPDTLSRYIGQSHLLAQGKPLRQAIEQGALHSMILWGPPGVGKTTLARLLSKTCDAHFMTLSAVLSGVKDIRAAVEEAKQVRLSRQRKVILFVDEVHRFNKSQQDAFLPYIEDGTFLFIGATTENPSFELNNALLSRARVYLLRSLTDDDIVDVLKQALTDTVQGLGARPIQFEGDSLERLARAADGDARRALNLLEIASDLAEQQGDVEWIPQSALQEILQSTGRRYDKQGDIFYDMISAFHKSVRGSSPDGALYWYCRMLEGGCDPLYIARRLVAIASEDIGNADPRAMQVALSAWDAFERVGPAEGERAIAQAAIYCASAPKSNAVYTAFKQCRADIRNDPDLSVPEHLRNAPTNLMKDLGYGAEYRYAHDEPQAYAAGESYLPEEIAHRCYYEPTERGLEQKISAKLQQLKMLDQQSPKKRYQT, from the coding sequence ATGGACGACCTGTTTTCTGATCAGGAAAGTGGCTACCAACCCTTAGCCGCGCGTATGCGCCCAGATACGCTTTCTCGTTATATTGGACAATCGCACCTACTGGCACAAGGAAAACCATTACGCCAGGCCATTGAGCAAGGTGCGCTTCATTCGATGATTCTCTGGGGGCCGCCAGGAGTGGGGAAAACTACCTTGGCGCGTTTGCTATCCAAAACCTGTGATGCTCATTTTATGACGCTGTCTGCGGTACTTTCTGGTGTAAAGGATATTCGTGCAGCAGTGGAGGAAGCTAAGCAAGTTCGCTTATCAAGACAACGAAAAGTTATTTTGTTTGTAGATGAAGTCCACCGATTTAATAAATCTCAACAAGATGCCTTTTTACCTTACATTGAGGATGGCACTTTTCTATTCATCGGCGCGACAACCGAGAACCCCTCATTTGAGCTAAACAATGCACTTTTATCTCGTGCTCGTGTGTACCTGCTTAGAAGCCTTACAGATGATGATATCGTGGATGTGCTCAAGCAGGCGCTGACTGACACTGTACAAGGTTTGGGGGCTCGTCCAATACAGTTTGAGGGCGACTCATTGGAGCGGTTAGCTCGTGCAGCAGACGGTGACGCTCGACGTGCTTTAAATTTATTAGAAATCGCATCGGATCTCGCTGAGCAACAAGGGGATGTAGAATGGATCCCTCAAAGCGCGCTTCAAGAAATTTTGCAAAGCACAGGACGTCGATACGACAAGCAAGGCGATATTTTCTATGACATGATTTCGGCATTTCATAAGTCAGTACGAGGCTCATCGCCGGATGGAGCTTTGTATTGGTACTGTCGTATGCTGGAAGGTGGTTGTGACCCTTTATATATTGCTCGCCGGTTAGTCGCTATTGCCTCTGAGGATATTGGTAATGCTGACCCTAGAGCTATGCAGGTCGCTTTGTCTGCATGGGATGCATTTGAGCGGGTAGGGCCTGCAGAAGGTGAGAGGGCGATTGCCCAAGCGGCGATTTACTGTGCGAGCGCGCCTAAAAGTAATGCTGTTTATACGGCATTCAAGCAATGTCGGGCGGATATTCGCAACGATCCAGATTTGTCTGTGCCTGAGCATCTGCGCAATGCCCCTACTAATTTAATGAAAGATTTAGGTTATGGTGCTGAATATCGCTACGCCCATGATGAACCTCAGGCGTACGCAGCCGGTGAATCTTACTTACCAGAAGAAATCGCGCATCGTTGCTATTATGAGCCGACAGAACGTGGCCTAGAACAGAAAATAAGTGCTAAACTTCAGCAACTTAAAATGTTAGATCAACAAAGTCCGAAAAAGCGCTACCAAACGTAA
- the lolA gene encoding outer membrane lipoprotein chaperone LolA has translation MKKVMKWCAVLGISLMAMGAQAETPAESLKSLLQGYERFSARFEQVTRSEQNNRSEVSKGEMKIARPGQFRWETESPFPQLIVSDGSYLWIYDPDLEQATRKPVDASQSNAAALILNGNVAELAEKYDIEMPIKEENEALYELLPKQTQSSFQRIRLFFTNGVMSELMLQDLLGQQTVILLKDAVINEPMDEALFQFTPPEGTDVILSDEA, from the coding sequence ATGAAAAAAGTGATGAAATGGTGTGCAGTTTTAGGCATTAGTTTGATGGCTATGGGAGCTCAAGCAGAAACACCTGCAGAATCTTTAAAGTCCTTGTTGCAGGGCTATGAGCGTTTCAGTGCTCGCTTCGAACAAGTGACGCGTAGCGAACAAAATAATCGCTCTGAAGTCTCCAAAGGCGAAATGAAAATCGCTCGTCCAGGTCAATTTCGTTGGGAAACAGAATCGCCATTTCCACAGTTAATTGTGAGTGATGGCAGCTATTTGTGGATCTATGATCCTGATCTTGAGCAGGCAACCCGCAAGCCAGTCGACGCTTCTCAGTCAAATGCGGCTGCCTTGATACTTAATGGCAATGTGGCAGAGCTCGCTGAAAAGTATGATATAGAGATGCCGATAAAAGAAGAGAATGAAGCGCTCTATGAGTTGCTGCCGAAGCAGACGCAGAGTAGCTTTCAGCGTATTCGACTCTTTTTTACCAACGGTGTTATGTCGGAACTGATGTTACAGGATTTATTAGGCCAGCAAACGGTCATTTTGCTAAAAGATGCGGTTATTAATGAGCCGATGGATGAAGCACTGTTTCAGTTCACACCCCCTGAAGGCACTGATGTCATTTTAAGTGATGAGGCTTAA
- the crcB gene encoding fluoride efflux transporter CrcB: MQTVLAVAAGGALGAMSRYWLAAVLNDKADKLPIGTLTCNVVGSLIMGVLFVLIMEKAKLSPELRPLLMVGFLGAFTTFSSFSLETVALLQEGHIMSALIYVLLSVLMCIAALSAGIWFTRLF, encoded by the coding sequence ATGCAAACGGTTCTAGCAGTGGCCGCTGGAGGAGCTTTAGGTGCAATGAGTCGCTATTGGCTTGCTGCTGTCCTCAATGACAAAGCGGATAAACTGCCAATAGGCACCTTAACCTGCAATGTTGTCGGCTCTCTGATTATGGGCGTGTTGTTTGTACTGATTATGGAGAAGGCGAAATTATCACCGGAGCTTCGCCCCTTGTTGATGGTGGGTTTTTTAGGCGCCTTTACGACCTTTTCATCCTTCTCGCTTGAGACCGTGGCTCTCCTGCAGGAAGGGCATATCATGTCGGCTCTGATCTATGTATTATTAAGCGTTTTAATGTGTATTGCGGCATTATCAGCAGGTATCTGGTTTACCCGCCTGTTCTAA